The Jaculus jaculus isolate mJacJac1 chromosome 1, mJacJac1.mat.Y.cur, whole genome shotgun sequence nucleotide sequence CAGTCCTTGAAGTCTGGAGGAAGGCCTCAGGCTGAGTAACTCATTGGAGAAAGGTACACAGGGCATATGACTCAGCAGCCCAAGGTTCTCTTCTTTTAAGACACAGATCCTGTGAGTGACGAGGAGGTCTCCCTACTGCTTGCCGACGTAGTGCCCACCACCAGCAGGCTGCGGCCCCACATAGGCAGGACCCGGGCCATTGCCAGGACACGGCAGAGCGAGCGAGTAAGGGCCACTGTAAACCGGAACCGGATTTCCTCTGCCAGAAGAGTCCAGGTAGGCAGCAGCACTGGGCCTGACTGCCTAGAGTGGTATCTGAAGGGGCATCGTCCATAGTGCAGGGTCTGTAACAGCCTCACACTGCTGGGATGGCACACGTAGTCAGCCTGATGAGAAGGCAGGTGAGTATACAGAGGGCACTGTTACTCATTCAAGTGCTAGGTCAGCCCTGCAGGGCCAGGGAGACTGCCCTCCCAAATAGGAGAGCTGGAACTTGGGTGCTAACCCATGTTAGATGGAACAGTGATCATAGGGAATTCTTCCTGTGTGCCAAATGCCCGATGCTGGCTCTTCACCCCTCCCAGGCATGCAAGAGTACTTTCCTCATGTTTGGCTCCTGGCTTTCAATGTTAGATATCTGTGGCCACTGCCTTGGGGATGGTGGAAGCCTGGTGTTCCTTCTCTGAGGTCTTGTTCTTATGGTCAGCATGACCATTGTTCCAAATGGGTTGGGAAGATTAGGACTGTCCCTACTCTACATCCACTCTGTAACCCCAACTGCTTCGCTTGAGGTCCAGCTGACATCATGCTGTTTCTCTTTATTCCTCCTTGATTGAACACAGCCTTGGTGTATTTTTCACTCAcctcttgtttccttttttcttcttcttcttggcttttcaaggtagggtctctagcccacagtgacctggaattcactatgtagtctcagtctcagggtgtccttgaactcactgcaatcatcccacctctgcctccaagtgctaggattaaagacatgtgccaccacgctcagctctcaCCTTGTTTCCAACTTCATCTACTTGCCCTTACCACACTCCTGCTTCATTAGAGGTTCTGCTCTCAGCTTCTGTCTGCTGTCTTCTTCCTTCTTGGATCTCTATTTGCTCCTTGATACCTGCTGGACTCCGCAGTCTGTTCTTGTCCCAAGCTTGCCTCCCGGAACTCTTGCTGGGAGCTAGTTCCTTATGTTCTTGCTGACTCCAGCTCTTGGAATGGAGACAGGCAGTACCAACTTGAGACCATTCTGACTTCTCTGATCAACCTTTTTAAAGCTCTGAACAAGATTTTGTAGTGGTATTGTCCCCTCATGTAGCTTGGCGTAGGGGAACACCAGCTAAGTGACACTGTTCTTTGTGTGCAGCATGTACCAAGGTACCTTCTGTCTTCTTTGTTGGATGAGACTATTGAGGCCGTAGCCACTGGTCTGAGCACTGCTGTGTACCAGCGCCCCCTGACACCTCGTGCCCCTGTGAAACGGAAAAGGAAGGCAGGTAAGCCTAGCATAATGGATGTACCTCCTCCCACTAGTGGCTCTTTTCCTTGAGTCCAGGGATGGGATCATCTTTCTTGCCTCTTGCAACTTTCTCAGGCAGTAGagtgctgagccaggcatggtggtgcatgagttcaaggtcagcctgagactacagagtgagttccaggtcagcctgggctagagtctgACTCTAAGttgataaaagaaattaaattatttgtgtgtgttaatGCATGCTTATGTATATGGTTGCAGCAGAGTCTATGGCCACTTCCATTGAACACCTATTCAGCTTTtgggtgggtggctggggaactcaggctggcagggtttgaaagcaagtacctttaactgctgagccatctccctagctggctttttcaaaaaatattttacttttatttattatttttaaatttttttgtttatttttttatttgagagcgacagatagacaaagaggtaaatagataaatagagaatgggtgcaccaggacctccagccactgcaaatgaactccagatgcatgtgcccccttgtacatctggcttatgtgggacctggggaattgagccacaaactggggtccttagacttcacaggcaagcacttaaccactaaaccatctctccagccctttatttatgtatttgagagagagagatgggtgcaccagggcctctagccactacaaacaaactccagatgaatgtgccaccatgtgcatcaggcttacttgggttcaggggaatcaaacctgggtccttaggctttccaggcaagctccataactgctaagtcatttctctagtctGAAAGACACCATTTTAAAGCTtcaatattttctgattttttaattttattatgagaaagaattggcacatgaGGGCcatagccaccatgcccagctttatttttgtttgtttgtttcattttgttttagggtcttgctttaagccaaatggatctggaattcacttttgtctcagggtggccttgaactcactaggaTCCTTCTACTCCAGcctcgagtgctgtgattaaaggcatgcaccacaatgcctggccacTGTGTCTTTTTGagacttgtttgtttgcttgtgtagagcccaggctggactcaaacttgtgATATTCCTGTGTAGAGTTCCAGGTGCAAAGATCATAAAATAGCTAGTGTTGAAAGTTCTAATTGTGTCATAAATGTCAAATTTATAAAATAGTtttggcaagatggcttagcagttaaaggtgcttgcttgaaagcctgacagcctgggttggattccctagtacccatgtaaagccatatgcacacagtggtacatgcacctgaggttcgcaagaggcactggtgtgcccattcattctcatgctCTCCCTTtcactcctcctctctctgcttacaaatgaatcaagaaaatatttaagcacccatgttcaactctccaggtcccacataagccagatacacacacacaggttatGCAAGCTCAAGGTTGTACATGACTAGTAGGTGGTGTAAGCATCCggagtttggtttcagtggctgaggccctagtgctccaGTTCTCTTGCTTGtccttgctttctctaaaaaataaaaaaaaaattggggggctggagagatggcttagcggttaaacgcttgcctgtgaatcctaaggaccctggttcgaggctcgattccccaggacccacattagccagatgcacaagggggcgcatgcgtctggagttcctttgcagtggctggaagcccttgcgtgcccattctcattcactcattctctctctctgtgcctctttctctgtctgtagctctcaaataaataaataaaataaacaaaaaaaattaaaaaaagaaatttgggctgggttggagagttggcttagcagttaaggtgtttacctgtgaaacctaaggacccaggttcagtcccccaactgatgtaagccagatgaacaaggtggcacatgtgtctggggttcatttttagtggccagactccctggcactcccattcatttctctctctttctctctcaaataataaaatagtttttatgggagctggagagatggctcagtagttaaaggcccaggttcaataccccagtacacAGGTAAAGTGGTGCAAACATTCTTACAGTGCCAAGAAGTTCTAGTGCACTCACCCCTCCtcctctgcaaataaacaaacacatagatataaacaaataatttaggggctggagcgatggctaagcagttaaaagtAGGAGAGTCTGAGGgtgcctgagaccacctgagtttgattccgtAGAACCCAAGTACACAGCTGGGCAGGGCTATGCATTCCTTTAACCCCAGGCTggagaacagagaccagagattTGCTGGGGCTCACAAAGATGCCAAGCTCCTGAGTCAGTAAGAGGCTCCAACACAAGGAAACACAGATAAATGATGGAAGAGGGACATGATGTGTCTTGTCATGCACATGCATGGTGTGCACAATTTGCACCAAACATACAACATTATACATATGGGGGGAGGGACTTTATTTGGCACATGGTGCTACAAGTCTGTAGTCTTCACTACTTGGAGACAGAAGAGGACGATTGATTAATTGagcccatgaatttgaggccaacttgagtgacatagcaagacctacctcattaagaaataaataaataaaatctgggcatggtggcatatgcctttaatcccagcactctggaggcagaggtaggaggatggtcatgaattcaaggccaccctgagactacttagtgaattccaagtcagcctgagctagagtgagaccctaccttgaaaaaccaaataaataaaaaaataaataaatagcttattTAACTTGATATGGTTGTACAGACTTACAGTTTTAGCacatggaaggtagaggtaggaatacCAGGAGTTGAAGGTATTTGTAAGCTACAtgaagagtttgaggctagcttggactacatgagaccttatctcaaaaacaaaagcaaaaatgtttatttgaatcAAGATCTATATTATTCTGATAGCTGTGTGTGATTGTCTTCCATCTTCCCTTGCTTTGTCTCTGGAAACTTGGTCTTTGGTTCCATGGGAATGTAACCATGATTCTTTTCCCTATGTTACTTTTTGCAGACATAGCTTAGATGTGAACTCTGTTAAATTTTTGTGCAGCCAGAGGGCCCTGGAATGGAATGTGCTCTATCATagacctataatcctagcacttctgGGGAGTTAAAGGTCATCTTCCATTACATTGTGAGCGAGACtctatctccccctccccccttttgactttttgaggtagggtctcactctagcccagacctacctggagttcactatgtagtctctgggtggcctcaaactcttggcaatcctcatacctcttgcctccgaagtgctgggattaaaggtatgcaccaccatgcccagtttattatttttatttttgaatgagagagaattgacatgccagggcctccagtcattacagtggaactccagacacgtgcacagcTACAGCtttatgcttgcatcaccttatgagtttggcttatgtgggatctagaacgTCAAACATGGAtacccagccgggtgtggtggtgcaagcctttaatcccagtactcgggaagcagagataggatcgccatgagttcaaggctatcctgagattacacagtgaattccaggtcagcctgagttagagtgagaccctacctcgaaaaaacaaaacaaaaaaaacaaaacatggagaccctatcttaaagcAACAGCCCAGAGTGGtggctttgaaaaacaaaacaaaaacaacaataacaacaaatagCTGAGGCTGGTGTGCCaccctacaatcccagcatttaagagtgtggtaagaagggctggagtgatggcttagcagttaaggcacttgcttgggaaacctgaggacccaaattcaattccccagtacccacaaaaccaGACGCTTACGGTGgtatgtatgtctggagtttgtttgcagtggctggagaccctgatgttcctattcttcctccccaccccgcACTTCTGTCTTAAATAGTGGGGTAGTAGATCACTACAGGTTTTAGGCCAACTTGAGCTAAAGTAAGATAGGTAAAGAAAGCTAGCAAGCCAACAGCCTGACgtagtagcacacgcctttgatcccagcactcttgaggcagaggtaggaggattaccatgagtttgagaccaacctgggactacagaatgagaccttacctcaaaaaaaatagggctggcgtgatggcttaacagttaaggcacttgcctgcaaagactaaggattcatgttcgacttctcagatcccacttaagccagacgtccaaggttgcacatatgcactaggtggcacatgcaactggagttccattacagtggctggaggccctggcgcaccaattctctccctccctccctccctccctctctctctcacattaaagaagaagaaaaaaggccagatctgggcgtgatggtgcacatctttaatcccagcacttgagaggcagaggtaggatcaccacgagttcaaggccaccctgagattacatagtgaattccaggtcagcctggactagagtgaaacctacctcgcaaaaacaaaaagtctctTGAGcttgtgtataaataaataaattatagtccAACCCAACATATGGAGTGTTAAGGTGTCCTGATCCCCTCACCATATTCCTAGGCTCTTGTGATCCACTGGGAATCAGAGAACCTGGTCAAGGAGGCCCTGTAAGTTATGAAGCACAGATTGCCAATGTTTCCTTTTTAGGGAGACGAAAGAAGGtgttaggaagaaagaaaacccgGTCCAGGTCGTCTGTGAAAAGTCAGAGTGGAGGAACCAGAGCCAGGAAGCGCCAGCGCCGCGTGAGAAAGGCGAGAGTGAGGGTGCTAAAGGTGAGGCCTGTCGGGGCGCCCACATTTACTAGCCCCTCTCTCCGTGTGACTTTGCAGcaacaggagcaggagcagcTGCTTTTTTGCAGTGTATGATGGCTCCTGGAGATGTACATCACTGCAGTGGATGGGTGTGATTCCTAGCACTCTAGACCATGATATGCTGAGGGTTGTGTGCAATGACCCCTGGAACCTATTGGGACAGAGAGGCAAGCCAATGGGGTCAGAGGACCAAGTGACCTTCCTGTGGTTACTAACTGGTCGGGGCAACAAGTTCTCAGTGCCAACAATGGGGCAGGTGTCAGCAGGCTGGGTACAAATCCTCTGGGCATAGGACACACCATACTGCTGGATTCCTGGCTACAGTGGCACACAAAGTTGTTGACGGGATGTACCGTCTATGGCCTAGGGAGTCACCTCTGAACAAGCAGTTTGCTCCCATTGCACCCTTCTCAGGTGCTGTATCTTCACACAGAGCCTCACTGCCATGGGTATACATTTTGTGCATAAGGCAAAAGAGATGAGTCACAATCCTAACTGTGTGTTTACTGTGGCTTTAATGTAGATTTATACTTAATTGTTACCTACCTATTGCCTGATGTTTCTATACTATAAGTATCTGAGTTCCAATCTCTAGACCCCATATAAATCCAGAGGCTTCTGTAATTCTGGTGTGCCCATGGAAAAAGGGGAGGCAAAAACAGAATTTCCTAGAAACTCATTAATGGCACAGTGAATTtagagaccccacttcaaaaggAGGTAGATGGCAAGGATAGACCCAGAAGTTCTCTGACCTTCATATGCAtactgtggcacacatgtgtctgcatgcactctcacacatacacattatatGTGCACctaaatatttttagatttttttttttttttaatttttttggggagAAAcactgagagagaaggagagagagagagcgcacgccaggaccttcagccgctgcagatgaactccagaagcatgctccaccatgcctggcttagatgtTTTTTAATGTTAAATACTTAAAACATCTGCTCTAGGAAGTCAAACCAAATTCTTACAGGTGTGACCAAATGTGAACAAGTCAGTTGGGTGCTGCTATTCTCTGATTCTGTGCTGACTATCTGTGTCCTGAGCCTAGGGGCCTGACAGAATGTTCTTAGCTCATCTTCATTATCTGCCATTATTGCAGTTTCTTTCTTCCCTCAGTAGAGTATTTAAGATGGCCCACAGTGGGAATGGGGAGGGATGCATTCATTTGGTGAAGTTTTCTGTTCATCCCTTGTCCACAATCTGGAGGAAATGGCAGGTAATCTTTTTGAATTTTAGTAATTACAAAATAATTAGAGTTGAGATGGTAAAGTCCACAACTGCTCCTCACATGACTATTTGTGTACAACTGTCAATCATTGCTTGAATTTtttgttgacttttttcttttttaaaaaaatatttatttggtgagagagagaaagtgagaaatggcataccatggcctctagacactgcaaatgaactccagatgtacgggccaccttgtgcctctggctttacatgggtacttgggaattgaacctgagtcctttggctttgctggcaaatgccttaactgctaagccacctctccagcccttgctgacTTTTATTCACATAAGAGGTACACTAAAATGCAgcaatgtgtgtgtgaaactgaCGGTGCATGTGGCAGCATGTGTAAACATATAAAGTGCTTTGGCCTGTGGTTGGTATTCACTCAGCCACATGCTGGCTATTCTGAGATATTTCTCTTAGCCTGACTGGAGCCTTTAGATTTTACTCTTATTCATCATTTTataatcttatatatatatattttttcctgtcACTTTGGATCAGAATGAAGTCACAGCTCGTTCTCGCATTGCAAGGACACTAGGCCTCCGCAGGCCTGTCCATGGTGCCAGCATGCCGTCTGTGTGCAAGCCAGTGGACCCCTCTCTGGGACTGATGAGGTCAGATATTGGAGCTGCTCCTCTGTCACTGTTTGGCGACCCCTACGAGCTGGACCCTTTTGACAGGTGACTACAGTGGTGACTTTTGTCCCATTGTCCCATGAGTTTGTGGGCATGCATGAGCCTCTGGTTTTGCCTTTGTAAAATGCAGGTGGCAATTCCTGCCCCAGCTCATTCTTTGATTCGGTTAAACAGCATATCAAATTTAGAGTAGTCTGTGCTGTCATTTGTCCCCTTGGTATATATGTGTTCCCTTCTAACAGTGAAGAACGGTCTGCAGATCTGCCTTCCCCTCTGAGTGCCAAGAGGAGGGTTTTGTCTCACTCAGCCCTGCAGTCTCACCAGCCTGTGGCCAGGCCCGTCGCCATGGGGCTTTCTAGGTATGTGGCAGCAGGGACTTCTGGGGTGAACGGAACAGTGACATTGATTTGGCTGGCCTCTCTGTGGCCTTGTGTGGCTGAGCATCTCCTCTTGGCTGTGGCATGGTTGATGTTGGATCTGAATACTGTGTCATGGCTGTGGTTGAGGGGCTCCGGGTCAAGTAGCATAGCTGCTTGCCCCAGAGATTGACCTCAGTCTCTGGACACAGGGCAAAGAGCCTCAAGCAGGGCAACCCTGGTCTACTTACTGATAGATGGGGTTACTCTCCTGTCAGCTCCTGTCTATTGAGGTGCGGCCAGCACTTGTGTTATAGGTGATCTTCCCACATACCTGGTCTCCCCATGCTGGTGCTGCTGATCAGAATGGGGTGTTTCGGGATAGGGTTGTGGGGATAGATGATGATAGCAGAGCCATTCCTCTGGTCTGTGTCTACAGAACGCAGCTCCCTGCAGTGGCCCCCGAGCCCAATGTAGAGGAGGCCCCCGTCCCTGACCTGCTGGGGAGCATCCTGTCAGGACAGAGCCTTCTGATGATGAGCAGTGCTGACATCGTCATCCATCGGGATGGCTCTCTCAGTGCCAAGAGGGCAGGTGAGCACCCACGGAGTTGCTACCCCTCCTCAGGGCTTTGGAAATGGAAATACACTTTCTAGAAGTGTATGCATTCTCATGCTGTCAGTCTTTGCCCTGAGTTGGGGTAACAGTGCTGACAGCCTTCAGTGCAGGAAGCATTCATAAAGGATGTGAATTCCTGTGAAGGGCCTTCCTGTGAAGGTCTCAACAGAGTTAGGGTCACATATCCTTCCAGACAGGCCAGGCACCTCCATCGCTGCCCCTTGTCTGTGTCCACATTGGGTGAGAGACAGTCAAAACCAGTCATGTCAGTAAAGTCAAATTAGGTGGCAGTAGGGTAGTTGTGCTCCTCAGTGCCACAAGTGTCATAGATAACTCTATAGCAAGCACTCTTTGGTGTGTGATGGCAAGAAGTACCCCCTCAGCAAGCAAACaggatgttttgtgtgtgtgtatgcctgctCATGTGACAAGGGTGGGGGttatatgtggaagccagaagataGACCTTGGttatcatcctcaggaatgccatctacttcctttgagacagtcATTGGCCTGTGAGCTCTAGGGACccgtctgtctctgcctccccagaattGTAATTGTAAGTGGGTTTACAGGTGTCTGTTGGCCACactcagcattttatgtgggatcCAGCTCAGATCCTCATggttgtgaagcaagcactttaccaactgagtcatctccctactCATACACGGTTCTGAGTCAGTTTGGGTCATACTTCTTAAAGAAGAGGTGGGAATGACTGCcctctggcttttgttttttagcCCCTGTTTCTCTTCACCGAAACTCTGTGACTTCATCCAAAGGGGAAGAAGGGTCCAGGCCCAGAGACAACCTGCAGCCTGGGATACCACCATCAGGGAGTCCATCCAGTGGACTCACAGGTGGCAGGTCACAGAGCTCAAGGATAAACTATGGGGATAGGTCAGCCACAAGCTGTGTCCCTAACTGCACAGTGGGGGCACCTATGAGGCTGGACTCATCAGCCACACCTAGGTCAACTCAGGCTCTGAACTTAACCAATGGGAGCAGGTCTAGCTTCCCACAGAGTAAGAGCCCCTGTGGCACCAATATGCAGTCTCTGCCTCTTGGTTCTGCTTCATCTAAGATACCCAGCAGCCATTCTAAATCTCCAACCGGAATAGCAGTCCTCAGGCAGCCCCTGAAAACATCTCCCAGGAGAGCTGATATCTCAGAGCTTCCCAGGATACCAAAGATCCGCAGGGATGGCAGTGGCACCAGACAGGACCTGGCCCCAGCCCATGGGCAGAATGTAGAGCTCCCCAGCACCTGCATCAGCCGCCTGACAGGCAGGCAGGGCCCTGGGCAGCCAGGGCGAGGCCGGGTAGAGAGAGAGCCCAGCAGCAGGGCCCCACAAGAGCCTGGCTCCCACACAGGTGGCTCTCGGCCTTCTGCCCCCAGCTCCCATAGCAGTCTAGCCCCACTGGGGCCCTCAAGAGGGAAAGGCTTTGGTTCTACTTATGAGAGCTTCAGGATCAACATTCCTGGGAACACAGCACACTGTAGCCAACTGTCCAGCCCCGGTTTCTGTAACACGTTCCGGCCGGTGGATGATAAGGTGCAGAGGAAGGAGAACCCTTTGCCCCTCTTCTCCATCAAGAAGCCAAAGCAACTCAAGAGTGAAATCTATGACCCCTTTGATCCCACTGGCTCGGACTCCAGCCCACCCAGCAGTAGTCCAGAGAGCCTTGGCTCAGGCCTCTTGCCATCTGAGATCACAAGAACTATCTCCATTAACAGTCCAAAGGCTCCAGCCTTCCAGACTGTGCGCTGTGTCACCTCCTACAGAGTCGAAAATGTCTTTGGAACTGAATTAGAACCTGAGTCCCAGCCTTCTGATGAGCCCTTGTCTGGCATGCTCAAGTTTCTGGACAAGGAACCTGCTGAGGGAACCTCTGATGTGGAGCGAGATGGACTGGGTGAGGTGGAGCCCACAGAGAGCCAGGCTTCCATGGCCCGAACACAGAGAACATCACCACCATACCCCTGGGATGATGAGGATGGAGCATCCTGTACCCCCTTCTTTGGCTCTGAGGAGCGGACCGTGACATGTGTGACTGTCGTGGAGTCCAATGCTACACTCAGTCCAGACACTCCACAGGCAACGACCCACAGGATTGTGGAGCTAAGGGCCCCATCCCGCTCCCGCTCCCGCTCCCATTCCAGCTCCCGCAGCAGAAAGAAAACTAAGAGGAAGAAGGCTGCCAGGGAGCACCAAAGGACACGCTCCAGCACTCGCTCTGGCTCCAGGGACAGGTCCTCACATTCAGTCTCACCAGTGGTTGAAGAGTACACCAAGAGGCACAAGGCTAAGGCCAAGAGCTGGAGGTCTTCTAGTGACCATGCTAGTAGTCAGGAGAAAGCAAAGAGGAGGAAGGCCAAGGACAGGGACAGAGACCGGAGGCGCAGCCCTTGGGGTCGGGGTAGGAAGAAGTCCAGATCTCGCTCAGGAAGTCCAGGAAGCTCTTCCTGTGAACAccatgaaaggagaaagaagaggcgACACTCACGGTCCAGATCTCGGGGCAGAAACTGCTCCCCCTTTAGCAGCCTCGAGAGGGCCCGGAGGCATAAGCACCGGGAGCGGGAGCGGAGCCATGAGCGTCTAGACAAGGAGAGCACAACCAGGTCCCGAGAGAGGAGGCGGCGGAGGTCTCGGTCACCCAGTTCAGAGCACAGGCCACGGAGGCCCCATTCCCGAGAGAAACGGCCCCGCTCCCCAGAGAAGAAGGGAGCTGTGAAGGAGGCTTCCCCGGCCCCTGCTTCACAGGGAGGACCAAAGCAGGAGGGAGAGCCAAAGCAGGAGGGAGAGCCAAAGCAGGAGGGAGAGCCAAAGCAGGAAGATCACCCTGCCAGGCCTCCAGTTCTAGAAGTGGGTGTCTTGCCAGAGGTGGATGTGGCTACCCCTAACCCCCCTCAGGTACCCCCTGTCCTGGCAATGTCCGATGAGTGTCATGTGCCTGAAGACATAGACtatggagactcagtggaggcAGGCCACATCTTCGAGGACTTTTCAAGTGAAGCCATCTTCATTCAGCTTGATGACATGAGCTCACCACCTTCCCCTGAGAGTACAGACTCCTCCCCAGAGCGAGACTTTCCACCAAATCCCATGGTGCTCCCAGCCAGCCAACCACAGGACACCACCTTGGCTGCCATCCAGAGGGAGGTGTCACTGATCCACAGTGAAGACATCTCACAGCCCACACCCCAGGCAGAGGGCCCCTCAGCACAGTTCCTGCCTAGACAGGATGATGCCACAGAGACCACCACTATAACTCCCGGCACCCTAGGTGCGGTGCCCATGGAGAAGGACATCCCCTCACTGAGTGGGAGGGGTTATGAGGCAGGCAAACCTGAGGAGGCTGTAGCCCAGGTCCCCCTTCTACGGTCCAGAGGCCTGGTGAAGAGAGTCACCTGGAACCTTCAAGAGGCAGAGGGCAGTACCCCAGCCCTGGACAGAGTCCCAAGTGAGTCAGCACTGCCAGGGGCTGGGCTGTTGGTTGGTGGGTGTCCCTGTGGGCCAGGATTGCAAAGTAGGCATGGGACAGGAAGCAGCCACCCTAACAGCCTCACTGGCTTTTTGGGGCTCTGTCCGTGGAGTCAGATATGCAGCTTGGCCTCTAGTGTCCCCTCTTTAATTGTTCTCTGGAGCAATGCTTTGGCCAGGGCTGGTCACAGGGCACTCACCTCCTGTTTCTTGGGTCCTCAGGGACACCACTTCAGAGGCCACAGAAGCCCCAGGAAGGAAACTGGGAAGCAGAGGATGGGGCCCTCATGGGGATCCAGCAAGCACCATTCTCTGAGCTACCCCATCCCAGCCACATGTTCCTGGAGCCTGGCTTACCTGACACAGACCCCTCTCAGGTAAGTGCTGGGCTTTGTGGGTTGTTCTGGCCAGAGCTTAGGCTTTTTGGCATCATTCCCTTTCTACAAGGCCCCCTGGTGCTTGGGAAGGGGAGCTGCCGGCTGTTGGGGCTCTGCATTCAGCAGAGATTATTATTGCCCAGGT carries:
- the Phrf1 gene encoding PHD and RING finger domain-containing protein 1 isoform X1 gives rise to the protein MDDDSLDDLVAHSPGPDGCLQVNPLELASDAEDSRDGHSGDLEDDTGSEQEDDTDGEDSEGLSEEEDPEDRSGSEDSEDGVETSVAAVGTQGKLEASTALSSDDDAENCPICLNVFRDQAVGTPETCAHYFCLDCIVEWSRNANSCPVDRTIFKCICIRAQFGGKVLKKIPVENTRTCEEEEEDPTFCEVCGRSDREDRLLLCDGCDAGYHMECLEPPLQEVPVDEWFCPECTAPGVAPTHDTDPVSDEEVSLLLADVVPTTSRLRPHIGRTRAIARTRQSERVRATVNRNRISSARRVQHVPRYLLSSLLDETIEAVATGLSTAVYQRPLTPRAPVKRKRKAGRRKKVLGRKKTRSRSSVKSQSGGTRARKRQRRVRKARVRVLKNEVTARSRIARTLGLRRPVHGASMPSVCKPVDPSLGLMRSDIGAAPLSLFGDPYELDPFDSEERSADLPSPLSAKRRVLSHSALQSHQPVARPVAMGLSRTQLPAVAPEPNVEEAPVPDLLGSILSGQSLLMMSSADIVIHRDGSLSAKRAAPVSLHRNSVTSSKGEEGSRPRDNLQPGIPPSGSPSSGLTGGRSQSSRINYGDRSATSCVPNCTVGAPMRLDSSATPRSTQALNLTNGSRSSFPQSKSPCGTNMQSLPLGSASSKIPSSHSKSPTGIAVLRQPLKTSPRRADISELPRIPKIRRDGSGTRQDLAPAHGQNVELPSTCISRLTGRQGPGQPGRGRVEREPSSRAPQEPGSHTGGSRPSAPSSHSSLAPLGPSRGKGFGSTYESFRINIPGNTAHCSQLSSPGFCNTFRPVDDKVQRKENPLPLFSIKKPKQLKSEIYDPFDPTGSDSSPPSSSPESLGSGLLPSEITRTISINSPKAPAFQTVRCVTSYRVENVFGTELEPESQPSDEPLSGMLKFLDKEPAEGTSDVERDGLGEVEPTESQASMARTQRTSPPYPWDDEDGASCTPFFGSEERTVTCVTVVESNATLSPDTPQATTHRIVELRAPSRSRSRSHSSSRSRKKTKRKKAAREHQRTRSSTRSGSRDRSSHSVSPVVEEYTKRHKAKAKSWRSSSDHASSQEKAKRRKAKDRDRDRRRSPWGRGRKKSRSRSGSPGSSSCEHHERRKKRRHSRSRSRGRNCSPFSSLERARRHKHRERERSHERLDKESTTRSRERRRRRSRSPSSEHRPRRPHSREKRPRSPEKKGAVKEASPAPASQGGPKQEGEPKQEGEPKQEGEPKQEDHPARPPVLEVGVLPEVDVATPNPPQVPPVLAMSDECHVPEDIDYGDSVEAGHIFEDFSSEAIFIQLDDMSSPPSPESTDSSPERDFPPNPMVLPASQPQDTTLAAIQREVSLIHSEDISQPTPQAEGPSAQFLPRQDDATETTTITPGTLGAVPMEKDIPSLSGRGYEAGKPEEAVAQVPLLRSRGLVKRVTWNLQEAEGSTPALDRVPRTPLQRPQKPQEGNWEAEDGALMGIQQAPFSELPHPSHMFLEPGLPDTDPSQVYSPNMPPTLAQPSSILPYALVSQPSVQLILQGSLPLAGCSTTQSLVPVPTMLATASEVGGPVTTNNTEEKIATPKPAAEKTKKEEYLKKLHMQERAVEEVKLAIKPFYQKREVTKEEYKDILRKAVQKICHSKSGEINPVKVANLVKAYVDKYRHMRKYKKAEAGEEPPTQGTEA